From the Nerophis lumbriciformis linkage group LG05, RoL_Nlum_v2.1, whole genome shotgun sequence genome, the window AGACAATCCTCTGCACACAAGGTTAGtttgcgctatcaagtttgcctATGTTTAATACACGCAAATCTTTTAGTATAACATCGTTTTGTGTGCATACAAGTGCAGCACTACAAAATGCATTGCAATGCATAGTCTGTCTCTCTCCTTCAGCTGTGTAGCTAAGATGGCGACTATTGGGGGTGATATATGGGCAAGCGCTGCACACTCAACCTTTTGCAACATGTGGTTACTGGTAGTGCACTGCATTTTACATCTCTGTATGAATATCGCTGTTTGGATGGACCCACCCATCCCATGCCATGCTCAGCCTCAtcctgtttttttgtgtgttttttttggccAGAACCCTAAAGAGTGGACCAAGATGGTGATCCGGAACATTGCCGCCTCTGGTAAATTCTCCAGCGACCGCACCATTTCCCAGTACGCCAGGGAGATCTGGAACATCGAGCCCAGTTTGGAGAAGCTGGGCGCCCCAGATGATCCCCGCTAAAGTGCACGCAGACTCCCCCAGCCCCGCCCACTTCTAACGCACCCCCAAACCCCTGCGCAGTTCTTTTATAAAGCTTGTTAGCATTCACTGTGTAGCACTAAtccatgtattcaaacatgtgttgTGAATGCGTTTGGGACCACATTGCCTTTCCCTGCCCATTAAGCCTTTTAAAAACAGTCCAGAACGCCGAGTGTACTCCACTGTGATGTGTCTACTGTAGGTCTTCCATGGAGGACGACGTGATTTCCTGCTGTCTTCTGGTGTCCCTCGTTTAATGCATGTGGCTGTCTATCCCtcacgtgtgtgtgtctgtatttaaTCCCAGTACTGTAATACTAAACTGTCTCTTGGTCAATAAATGACAAAATTAGTCGACATATGTGGATTATGTCTTGGTTTCTATAGAATCTTAAAAAAACCCACAATTGGTGCAGTCGGACAAGCCCAATCCTAACCACAATCGGGCTGTGCAGGTGGAGCCAATGAATCCATTAACATATTCCCTGCCCACTACCCAGTGATTGACAGTTGTCAGTCAATGCATGACCCCTCCTCTCCCACCATCCCTGTTTGTCACATCAAACTATTGGAGGTCTTACCTGATCCCCCACCCCAACACCACGTTTGTTGAGGCTGCTCATCACTCCGACATGGATTGCAGCGCTTATGGTAAGTCATTGCTGGGTTTTCTTATCaataaatattttgaagttaggcttgtatcattttttttttactgttatatatatatatatatatatataggtttcaATGAATgaagtttattatatatatatacatatatatatataggtttcaATGAATTaagtttattttatatacatatgtatatatatatatatatatatatatatgtgtgtgtatatatatgtatgtgtgtatatatatatatatatgtgtgtgtgtgtgtgtgtatatatgtatatatatatatatatatatatatacatacatatgtatgtgtgtgtgtgtgctttgaaTAGAGTTATGGAAGTGTGATGTTTTATTATACACAGTTTGTCTTAAAAATATGCcatatgttgtttttatttgttatggCTTTATCTTATATACATTACCAATTTGACATCTCTAAATTGCATTTTACAAACattgtgttttattgttgtaTTGCTGGGTTATACTGGTTAAATTTCCATGAAATGTCACGAATAAAAAGGATAAATAGTGTCAGCCTGCAGCTAATTTATATTTGGCATATTGTTAAAAATGAACTGAATACATTTCTAATGAGATATTTTATATAtactaatttgctttgtcacccATCAAATGAAGTTAAGGTGTGGTGTTAAGATATTTTATAGGCAAGGTAAGGCACaattatagagcacaattcgtatACAAGGTGAATTATTACAAAAAGGCaaaactagattttttttttttttaaagcatacatTTATATAGATTGATTTGAGCATTTGTAATGTACAAAATATACGATTTACACAATTGTTGAAAAATACATTGCCAAAAGGTTTTTTAttctttacattttttattattatttgtaaaccTGTTCAAATGGGGATTAGTACATGCTAAAGGGGTATTATGTGATatcagtgcgtgtgtgtgtgacagagatGGACCCCCTGGAGGTTCCCCCTCTAACCCCAACCAGTAAGGAGGTTTTATGCGAGGCCCTGAGCGCAACTTTTGCCGGTTTCACTCAGGAGAGGCTCACCCATCGCTTCCCGCAAGGTGAAACACCTCATCAACCTTCAAGAGGCCTCCATGAGCAGATTTAAAGTGGGGGGTGGGTTTAATTGTCCTCCAGACTTGACTTTATGGTCCGAGTGGGAGGTGAACCACTGGCTGGAATGGTGCCGGGCCGAGTTTGGGCTGCATTCGCTGGGGTCAGACCTGAAGGGCCTGCAGGGTCACGAGCTGTGTGGCCTTGACCGTGACGCGTTTCTGGGCCTCACGTCTGACTACACGGCTGGAGAGATCCTGTGGGAGCACCTGGACATCATGAGACGCGGTAAAGAAGCGGCAACACCTTCGGCCATCATGCAAAAGCTCTCATCTGTGTTTTCTTACCTGCAGAGAATGACTGCAATGCTGCACAGATCCCGTGCACAGAGTCATCTCTCTGCCAGCTTCATAGCGTTAAAGGTGAATATCTTCCACAACATTGTGTGCACTTAAAAGCTGTCAATGAATATTCCTTGCTTATTATCTCAGACAAGCAAAGCTACCAAGTGGAGTACCTTGAGAGGACACAGCACAATTCTGTGGAGGAAGCCCAGCATCAATACTATCTGCTCAAAAGCCAACATCCAAACAGGAACAAGCAGGCTTCTGAGACAGCAACAAACAGCGGTAAAAATGCACAAACACTATAATAGGcaatgataatgaataataagggTTGGTTCACCGCTGTAAGTACATGCTAAAGGTACTGATGCCTTTGTTTTCAGGGTCTAATTTGCAC encodes:
- the LOC133606983 gene encoding protein C-ets-2-like isoform X2, yielding MTPPLPPSLFVTSNYWRSYLIPHPNTTFVEAAHHSDMDCSAYEMDPLEVPPLTPTSKEVLCEALSATFAGFTQERLTHRFPQDLTLWSEWEVNHWLEWCRAEFGLHSLGSDLKGLQGHELCGLDRDAFLGLTSDYTAGEILWEHLDIMRRENDCNAAQIPCTESSLCQLHSVKDKQSYQVEYLERTQHNSVEEAQHQYYLLKSQHPNRNKQASETATNSESDSEAETFPSGNLMWTSTGVQCEDIFTLAHPYKSFKEYVGDKTEVGNAVIPAAILAGYTGSGPIQLWQFLLELLTDRSCQSCISWTGDGWEFKLTDPDEVALLWGRRKHKPKMNYEKLSRGLRYYYDKNIIRKTAGKRYVYRFVCNLQGLLGYEPGELHAMLDISAKAR
- the LOC133606983 gene encoding protein C-ets-2-like isoform X1; amino-acid sequence: MTPPLPPSLFVTSNYWRSYLIPHPNTTFVEAAHHSDMDCSAYVRVCVTEMDPLEVPPLTPTSKEVLCEALSATFAGFTQERLTHRFPQDLTLWSEWEVNHWLEWCRAEFGLHSLGSDLKGLQGHELCGLDRDAFLGLTSDYTAGEILWEHLDIMRRENDCNAAQIPCTESSLCQLHSVKDKQSYQVEYLERTQHNSVEEAQHQYYLLKSQHPNRNKQASETATNSESDSEAETFPSGNLMWTSTGVQCEDIFTLAHPYKSFKEYVGDKTEVGNAVIPAAILAGYTGSGPIQLWQFLLELLTDRSCQSCISWTGDGWEFKLTDPDEVALLWGRRKHKPKMNYEKLSRGLRYYYDKNIIRKTAGKRYVYRFVCNLQGLLGYEPGELHAMLDISAKAR